The following are encoded together in the Acidobacteriota bacterium genome:
- the dnaE gene encoding DNA polymerase III subunit alpha — protein MAPDFVHLHLHSEYSLLDGGNRMESLVDRIAGLGMDAVALTDHGNLFGAVAFYEACRKKGVKPILGIEAYVAPDIRTETSDRRFKETQGVADGGFHLVLLARNEAGWRNLVKLSSDSYIEGFYYKPRMDKGTLERWNEGLIAINGHLGSSLAYHLRKHIETGGDDHYERARQEAEWHRRTFPSDEAGEPCFYLELQRHDTREQEEVNEQILHLASDLDLPVVCDNDSHFLTAEDWDSHDTLICVSTSKSKQQEDRLHYPRDLYVKSPEQMAELFGAPETVDALVNTRRIADRCNVELDFSANHAPLVRVERLEPPPPAAGTAEPEPGSGAWFDRFCAGYRVEPLAEQPGEEELDALHADCDRALRELSEAGLVWRYGDRVEDAHRRRLDHELSVLAVKRISAYFLIVWDFVNEARKRDIPATARGSGVGTMVGYTLGLSHACPVRYGLLFERFTDPDRSEYPDIDIDLCQDGRAEILEYVREKYGYVAQIITFGTMKARAAIRDVGRVHELPLAQVDRISKLIGAELGVTIEQALGREKELKELYESDEQVREVIDTAQELEGITRHSGVHAAGLVIATQPLENLVPLATSRTQGSKDVLVTQWDGPTVEKMGLLKMDFLGLTTLSIIERCRQLVRETLPPGAIAEAVPTCPEGRHPLDLDHIDLADPTVLQVFSSADTAGTFQFESEGMRNLLLQMKPDRLEDLVAANALFRPGPMALIPRYCDRKHGREETPQVHEIVDRHTADTHGIMVYQEQVMQIVHELGDVPLREAYTLIKAISKKSRKTINAARQRFVAGALAKGLPKQQATRLFGLIEEFAGYGFNKSHSVGYTLLAYQTAYLKTWFPVQYMAAVLTYAADSTDKLVHYVDECARVKLPGGRRGIDVGAPDIDRSGVRFHVVFEPGEEQASGNGHIRFGLSAVKGVGEKAVRAILEAREEGGRFRSLWDFCRRVPLQTVNRSTIEALIKSGAFDGIHGKDQRAAMIDALSAAVKAGQRAAADRESGQASLLFGGGSKDSPEPDDDARQELPAVPPWSAGELLAHEKEALGFFASSHPLDDHRDLLERFGNVNVEQLKALPADTEVVLGALLGSLRTTRTRKGRNPGQKMAMIQLEDKSARVEGVLFADAYAEYEEQLERGAVLFFTGRVDRRREEPNLVVSKVVPVEEAPVKLARRLRIHLDLRGEAQTRDEPLNEELEQLRDLLDRRRSRGRNGGVEVEFELELRDRTVLAGANGSRAPVDDAVTSEIDDLLGDRGHCRYIGAPPPPSRP, from the coding sequence ATGGCACCGGACTTCGTCCACCTTCACCTCCATTCCGAGTACTCGCTGCTCGATGGAGGCAACCGGATGGAGTCCCTGGTGGACCGGATCGCCGGCCTCGGCATGGACGCGGTCGCCCTCACCGACCACGGCAACCTGTTCGGCGCCGTCGCCTTCTACGAGGCCTGTCGGAAGAAGGGCGTCAAGCCCATCCTGGGGATCGAGGCGTACGTGGCGCCCGACATCAGGACGGAGACGTCCGACCGCCGGTTCAAGGAGACCCAGGGCGTCGCCGACGGCGGCTTCCACCTGGTGCTGCTGGCTCGCAACGAAGCGGGCTGGCGCAACCTGGTCAAGCTCTCGTCCGACAGTTACATCGAAGGCTTCTACTACAAGCCCCGCATGGACAAGGGAACGCTCGAGCGGTGGAACGAGGGCCTGATCGCGATCAATGGCCACCTCGGCTCCTCCCTCGCCTACCACCTGAGAAAGCACATCGAAACCGGGGGCGACGATCACTACGAGAGGGCCCGGCAGGAAGCCGAGTGGCACCGGCGCACCTTCCCGTCCGATGAGGCCGGCGAGCCCTGCTTCTACCTCGAACTGCAGCGCCACGACACGCGTGAGCAGGAAGAGGTCAACGAGCAGATCCTGCACCTAGCTTCGGACCTCGACCTGCCCGTCGTCTGCGACAACGATTCGCACTTCCTCACTGCCGAGGACTGGGACAGCCACGACACGCTGATCTGCGTTTCGACGAGCAAGTCGAAGCAGCAGGAGGACCGCCTCCACTACCCGAGGGACCTCTACGTCAAGAGCCCCGAGCAGATGGCCGAGCTCTTCGGCGCGCCGGAGACGGTCGACGCCCTGGTGAACACCCGGCGCATCGCCGACCGCTGCAACGTCGAACTCGACTTCTCCGCCAATCACGCGCCGCTGGTGCGCGTCGAGCGCCTGGAGCCTCCTCCACCGGCGGCGGGAACGGCAGAGCCGGAACCGGGCAGCGGGGCCTGGTTCGACCGCTTCTGCGCCGGCTACCGCGTCGAGCCGCTGGCCGAGCAGCCGGGCGAAGAGGAGCTGGACGCCCTCCATGCCGACTGTGACCGGGCGCTGCGCGAACTCAGCGAGGCCGGCCTCGTCTGGCGCTACGGCGACCGGGTCGAGGACGCGCACCGCCGCCGTCTCGACCATGAACTCTCGGTCCTCGCCGTCAAGCGGATCAGCGCCTACTTCCTGATCGTCTGGGACTTCGTGAACGAAGCCAGGAAGCGCGACATCCCGGCCACAGCGCGCGGCTCGGGCGTCGGCACGATGGTCGGCTACACGCTCGGGCTCTCGCACGCCTGCCCGGTGCGTTACGGCCTGCTGTTCGAGCGCTTCACCGACCCTGACCGCAGCGAGTACCCGGACATCGACATCGACCTCTGCCAGGACGGCCGGGCCGAGATCCTCGAGTACGTCCGCGAGAAGTACGGCTACGTCGCCCAGATCATCACCTTCGGCACGATGAAGGCGCGCGCCGCGATCCGCGACGTCGGACGCGTGCACGAGCTCCCGCTCGCCCAGGTCGACCGCATCTCGAAGCTGATTGGCGCCGAACTCGGTGTCACGATCGAGCAGGCCCTGGGTCGCGAGAAGGAACTGAAGGAGCTTTACGAGAGCGACGAACAGGTCCGCGAAGTCATCGACACGGCCCAGGAACTCGAGGGGATCACCCGGCACAGCGGCGTCCACGCGGCCGGGCTGGTCATCGCGACCCAGCCCCTCGAGAACCTGGTGCCGCTGGCCACCAGCCGCACCCAGGGCTCGAAGGACGTGCTGGTGACCCAGTGGGACGGGCCCACGGTCGAGAAGATGGGCCTGCTCAAGATGGACTTTCTGGGGCTGACGACCCTGTCCATCATCGAGCGTTGCCGCCAGCTCGTGCGCGAGACCCTGCCGCCCGGCGCGATCGCCGAAGCGGTTCCAACCTGCCCCGAGGGCCGGCACCCACTCGACCTCGACCACATCGACCTCGCCGACCCCACGGTCCTGCAGGTCTTTTCCAGCGCCGACACCGCCGGTACGTTCCAGTTCGAATCGGAGGGTATGCGCAACCTGCTGCTGCAGATGAAGCCCGACCGGCTCGAGGACCTGGTGGCCGCCAACGCCCTCTTCCGTCCCGGGCCGATGGCGTTGATCCCGAGGTACTGCGACCGCAAGCACGGCCGCGAGGAGACCCCCCAGGTCCACGAGATCGTCGACCGGCACACGGCCGACACCCACGGCATCATGGTCTACCAGGAACAGGTCATGCAGATCGTCCACGAACTGGGCGACGTGCCGCTCCGCGAGGCGTACACGCTGATCAAGGCGATCAGCAAGAAGAGCCGCAAGACGATCAACGCGGCCCGCCAGCGCTTCGTCGCCGGCGCGCTGGCAAAGGGACTCCCGAAGCAGCAGGCGACCAGACTGTTCGGGCTGATCGAGGAGTTCGCGGGCTACGGCTTCAACAAGTCCCACTCGGTCGGCTACACCCTGCTCGCGTACCAGACGGCGTACCTCAAGACCTGGTTCCCGGTCCAGTACATGGCGGCCGTCCTCACCTATGCCGCCGACAGCACGGACAAGCTGGTCCACTACGTCGACGAGTGCGCGCGCGTGAAGCTCCCCGGCGGCCGCCGTGGCATCGACGTCGGAGCGCCCGACATCGACCGCTCCGGCGTCCGCTTCCATGTCGTGTTCGAGCCCGGGGAGGAGCAGGCAAGCGGCAACGGACACATCCGCTTTGGCCTGTCGGCGGTCAAGGGCGTCGGCGAGAAGGCGGTGCGGGCGATCCTCGAGGCGCGCGAGGAAGGCGGCCGCTTCCGCAGCCTTTGGGACTTCTGCCGGCGCGTGCCGCTCCAGACCGTCAACCGCTCGACGATCGAGGCGCTGATCAAGTCCGGCGCCTTCGACGGCATCCACGGCAAGGACCAGCGTGCGGCGATGATCGATGCGCTGAGCGCCGCGGTCAAGGCCGGGCAGCGAGCGGCGGCCGACCGGGAGAGCGGCCAGGCCAGCCTCCTGTTCGGGGGCGGTTCGAAGGACTCGCCCGAGCCCGATGACGACGCCCGCCAGGAACTGCCGGCGGTGCCGCCATGGAGCGCCGGCGAACTGCTGGCGCACGAGAAGGAGGCGCTCGGGTTCTTCGCCTCCAGCCACCCCCTCGACGACCACCGCGACCTGCTCGAACGTTTCGGCAACGTGAACGTCGAGCAACTGAAGGCCTTGCCGGCCGACACGGAGGTCGTCCTGGGGGCGCTGCTCGGCTCGCTCCGCACCACCCGCACCCGGAAGGGACGCAATCCCGGCCAGAAGATGGCGATGATCCAGCTCGAGGACAAGAGCGCGCGCGTGGAGGGCGTGCTGTTCGCCGATGCCTACGCCGAGTACGAGGAACAGTTGGAGCGCGGCGCGGTGCTGTTCTTCACCGGGCGCGTCGACCGGCGGCGCGAAGAACCGAACCTGGTGGTCAGCAAGGTCGTGCCGGTCGAAGAGGCGCCGGTGAAACTCGCCCGCCGCCTGCGCATCCACCTCGACCTCCGGGGCGAGGCCCAAACCCGGGACGAGCCCCTGAACGAAGAGCTGGAACAACTGCGCGACCTGCTCGACAGGCGCCGCAGCCGGGGCAGGAACGGCGGCGTCGAGGTCGAATTCGAGCTGGAACTCCGGGACCGCACGGTACTCGCCGGTGCGAACGGCAGCCGCGCGCCCGTCGACGATGCCGTGACCTCCGAGATCGACGATCTGCTCGGTGATCGCGGCCATTGCCGCTACATCGGCGCACCGCCACCGCCTTCCCGGCCCTGA